From the genome of Eucalyptus grandis isolate ANBG69807.140 chromosome 2, ASM1654582v1, whole genome shotgun sequence, one region includes:
- the LOC104433423 gene encoding CSC1-like protein At1g69450, producing the protein MLVSALLTSVGINTGLCFLFFILYSVLRRQPSNYEVYIPRQVAEGKSNKRSYFNLERLIPSPGWVKKAWKLSEEELLSISGLDAVVFMRIIIFSLRVFAFAGVIGVFILLPLNCTGDQLEDIDFVDFSNNSLDVFTISNVNNGSNRLWVHFCAVYVVTIFVCFLLYYEYKNVSSKRIAYFYASKPQPHQFTILVRSIPVSAGSSVSDSVERFFREYHPSTYLCHMVIRRTNKLRNLINDSKKLYRRLIHMQADPAQQKYKRSSRFGLFGRKVDLVDQYEKRLEDLEENVRFEQSEVSLAGEEVRAAFVSFNSRYAAATAFHLQQGINPTQWLTEEAPPPDDVYWPFFSSSFMRRWISRLVVIVSCILLTILFLIPVLVVQGLTNLSQLEGWFPFLKSILTLTFVSQVITGYLPSLILQLFLKIVPPIMEFLSSLQGYISHSAIERSACNKVLWFTIWNIFFATVFSGSVLYQVSIVLDPKNIPAKLGVAVPAQASFFIAYVVTSGWTSTSSELFRIIPFIWSLMKRPFVRDTDEEFEVPSIPYHRDIPRILFFGLLGITYFFLAPLILPFLLIYLCLAYIIFRNQFLNVYAPKYETAGKFWPIVHNSMIFSLVLMHCIAVGIFTVKKLSLAPTLIVPLPILTLLFNEYCRKRFLPMFVAYSAETLIKKDREDQNDPSMSEFLDKLVTAYQDPALMPIQYSVHSDGLNSPLISSAEV; encoded by the exons atgctcGTATCTGCTCTTTTGACCTCCGTTGGAATAAATACGGGCCTTTGCTTTTTATTCTTCATATTATACTCGGTCCTGAGAAGGCAACCGAGTAACTATGAAGTTTATATACCACGGCAGGTAGCCGAGGGGAAATCTAATAAAAGAAGCTATTTCAACCTAGAGAGATTAATTCCTTCTCCTGGGTGGGTGAAGAAGGCATGGAAGCTTTCTGAAGAGGAGCTATTGTCTATATCAGGCTTGGATGCTGTTGTATTTATGCGGATTATTATTTTCAG CTTGAGAGTATTTGCATTTGCGGGGGTTATTGGAGTCTTCATCCTTCTTCCATTGAACTGCACTGGTGATCAGCTTGAGGATATTGACTTTGTTGATTTTTCAAACAACTCACTGGATGTATTTACAATATCAAATGTAAATAATGGTTCAAACAG GTTATGGGTTCACTTCTGTGCCGTTTATGTTGTCACAATATTTGTCTGCTTTCTACTGTACTAT GAATACAAAAATGTTTCATCAAAAAGGATAGCTTACTTTTATGCCTCCAAGCCCCAGCCACATCAGTTCACCATCCTTGTCCGGAGCATCCCCGTGTCTGCTGGAAGCAGTGTCAGTGATAGTGTTGAGAGATTCTTTAGAGAATATCATCCATCTACATATCTGTGTCACATGGTCATTCGACGGACCAACAAGCTACGAAACCTAATT aATGATAGTAAGAAATTGTATAGAAGGCTTATACACATGCAAGCTGATCCCGCACAACAGAAGTATAAGCGTAGCAGCCGCTTTGGTTTGTTCGGACGCAAAGTTGACCTTGTGGATCAGTATGAGAAGAGGCTGGAAGACTTGGAGGAGAATGTGAGGTTCGAGCAGTCTGAAGTTTCCTTGGCCGGAGAA GAAGTTCGTGCTGCCTTTGTTTCCTTCAACTCAAGGTACGCCGCGGCAACTGCTTTCCACTTGCAGCAGGGAATCAATCCCACTCAGTGGCTAACAGAGGAAGCTCCTCCACCTGATGATGTTTActggcctttcttttcttcatcctTCATGCGGAGATGGATATCTAGGCTGGTTGTCATAGTTTCCTGTATACTTCTCACAATATTATTTCTCATCCCTGTTCTAGTGGTGCAAGGTCTGACTAACCTGAGTCAATTGGAAGGGTGGTTCCCCTTCCTAAAAAGCATTCTAACCCT AACATTTGTCAGTCAAGTGATTACTGGCTATCTCCCCAGTCTCATTCTCCAGTTGTTCCTGAAAATTGTGCCTCCCATAATGGAGTTTCTCTCTTCACTCCAGGGATATATTTCTCATAGTGCAATAGAGAGGAGTGCTTGCAACAAGGTGCTGTGGTTCACAATATGGAACATATTTTTTGCAACGGTATTTTCAGGGTCAGTTCTATATCAGGTCTCCATAGTCCTTGACCCAAAAAATATTCCAGCCAAGCTCGGTGTTGCAGTTCCAGCACAG GCATCGTTCTTCATTGCTTATGTGGTTACATCTGGATGGACCAGCACCTCGTCAGAACTCTTTCGCATAATCCCTTTTATTTGGAGTCTAATGAAAAGACCTTTTGTAAGAGATACAGATGAGGAATTTGAAGTTCCATCGATTCCCTATCATAGGGACATCCCACGAATTCTCTTCTTCGGACTACTGGGTATTACTTACTTCTTCCTGGCTCCACTTATCCTGCCGTTCCTCCTAATTTACCTATGTCTAGCATATATTATCTTTCGGAACCAG TTCTTAAATGTCTATGCACCAAAGTATGAAACTGCTGGAAAGTTTTGGCCGATTGTTCACAATTCGATGATATTTTCCCTAGTGCTGATGCATTGTATTGCTGTGGGAATTTTTACGGTGAAGAAGCTCTCTTTAGCGCCAACCCTCATTGTCCCTCTTCCAATCCTCACTCTTCTTTTCAATGAGTACTGCCGGAAACGCTTCTTGCCCATGTTTGTTGCTTATTCTGCTGAG